The proteins below come from a single Chitinophaga pinensis DSM 2588 genomic window:
- a CDS encoding heavy-metal-associated domain-containing protein, translating to MEQQFKTNIKCGGCIATVTPFLNAAAGENTWKVDTAAPEKILTVSADAVSAAEIISAVEKAGYKAAQL from the coding sequence ATGGAACAACAATTTAAAACAAATATCAAATGCGGCGGCTGTATAGCGACAGTAACACCTTTTCTGAATGCGGCGGCAGGTGAAAATACCTGGAAAGTAGATACGGCAGCGCCTGAAAAGATACTGACAGTATCGGCTGATGCTGTGTCCGCAGCAGAGATTATCAGTGCGGTGGAGAAGGCAGGGTATAAGGCAGCGCAATTGTAG